One stretch of Microplitis mediator isolate UGA2020A chromosome 9, iyMicMedi2.1, whole genome shotgun sequence DNA includes these proteins:
- the LOC130675073 gene encoding E3 ubiquitin-protein ligase HECTD1 isoform X3 yields the protein MAEVDPETLLEWLSMGQGDERDMQLIALEQLCMLLLMSDNVDRCFEICPPRTFLPALCRIFLDEHAPDSVLEVTARAITYYLDVSAECTRRVVAMEGAVKAICGRLSGAALGSRASRDLAEQCIKVLELVCAREAGAVFEAGGLPCALGFIRENGARVHRDTLHSAMAVVSRLCGKVEPQDKTLPDCVEALSTLLRHEDAHVADGALRCFASLADRFSRRGTDPAPLASNGLVSELLYRLSNAAGPGTSVAAAANNPKTPPPSTTSSTIPAPEPKSCASVSTIISLLSTLCRGSPSITHDLLRSELPDAIEKALKGDERCALDSMRLVDLLLVLLFEGRSALGRGGAVGGPSGPLLPRLRRLDSAGEKSHRQLIDCIRSKDTDALIEAIDTGGIEVNFMDDVGQTLLNWASAFGTQEMVEFLCDRGADVNKGQRSSSLHYAACFGRPAIAKVLLRHGANPDLRDEDGKTPLDKARERVDEGHREVAAILQSPGEWMLPPSNQEHRKQDSDVDSEFTEPKGDPEMAPVYLRRLLPVFCATFQSTMLPSVRKASLSLIRKMVHYIQADLLVETCGSDKTAGCGAMLVEVIANVLDNEDFEIKPTPPPPPPLKLIVGPKLPCLRKSTSTSSSSQNYIIDKTEDEDGHLIILQMIQDLMMKGKDEFLEHFARLGVFSKVAALAGPQDSPAEPENEPAATATALVTGDEHKPEDARELLVGRAYHWRDWCICRGRDCLYVWSDAAALELSNGSNGWFRFILDGKLATMYSSGSPEGGTDATGKGRNTESLTTEVMASIAESRGEFLEKLQRARGQVKPNTVSQPVLSKPGPTRLVVGNWALSSRKECEMCIHNSDGQQQATILREDLPGFIFESNRGTKHSFTAETSLGPDFAAGWAGKRGKRLRSKIEAIKQKVKTQAQEIYENYFKAAQAQPRGVVAKLAAIVNQIDKAYQKQLSGNREWRSVLQSALEELKMLLNEEGRVSAYELHSSGLVQSLLGLLASPSSPQVTTVRANRMRLQRIAVFKSCFKAKDTNDGNSAKVLVQKLVSVLESIEKLPVYLYDTPGSGYGLQILTRRLRFRLERAPGESSLIDRSGRSLKMEPLSTIQQLENHLLKMIAKQWHDHDRTTFTFVKKLKEGNKMTFQYSHDFDENGVLFWIGTNAKTSPEWVNPGQYGLVVVTSSDGRSLPYGHLEDILSRDQSALNCHTNDDKRAWFSIDLGVWLIPSAYSLRHARGYGKSALRNWMFQASKDGVTWTTLYTHIDDCSLNEPGSTATWTLEPPGDESQGWRHLRLQQTGKNASGQTHYLSVSGFEVYGEVTGVCEDLGRAAREAEAGVRRQRRLIKSQVLKHLVAGARVARGLDWKWKDQDGVPAGEGSITGELHNGWIDVTWDHGGSNSYRMGAEGKYDLRLVGTSLDGENKNKNGSGVLTGRKSSSTPSLPDCTDVSMRGSVASTDQAASAENLAAKQAAESIAESVLSVARAEAVVAVTGEGGASNTGELSVVLHPRPDTAVTSDLVTIVESLALNTDCPPNSNSNRASSSKPLFSTVRGNKPTSGLLSLEASEVLDRLREGADRLRNNTNSFLSGELLGLVPVRISVSSETDDNSMRIRPVPRHNPATDATKECNRDKEATSSSSQNTTGGCPVVVTNPMSVSVPNLACTDTNNTLETTAASGLLETFAAMARRRTLGPAGGQHIAPNSNVTQNTRGPTSVSNFVRLALSSNFTGGLLSTAQSYPSLTSSSQVAGSGVTTTTGAGGLGQALTMSLTSTSSDSEQLWLQVSLEDFLESCGGVASSSVGGIRTTGGPTLLGELDDDEEVLAEEDDDNEENDPEDDDEENEEEVEGGEGEYEEVMVSRNLLAAYMEEETPQSTKRRAWDDEFVLKRQFSALIPAFDPRPGRTNINQTTDLEVPQPGSDLQSSVRVGTLPSPRLSLSLKGPGLPDIPDVELSLTDQNASIFQAVQELMQMTELGSRQEKLRRIWEPTYTIIYRESKDEESSGRATPIVTLYSGKPAVSSNACTVEDVLQLLRHVYVLSITRDDRRDPTINEDSLESTCWVNPDDFTSKKITNKVVQQIQDPLALAAGALPAWCEELARSCPFLLPFETRRLYFSCTAFGASRSIVWLQTQRDAILERQRAPGLSPRRDDSHEFRVGRLKHERVSVPRGDKLLDWAEQVLKIHANRKSILEVEFVGEEGTGLGPTLEFFALVAAELQKKDLGLWLCDDHDQLEGYACPSDEQARPAGYYVIRPSGLFPAPLPQDSEACDRAVRYFWFLGVFLAKVLQDNRLVDLPLSRSFLKLMCRGDIANNVNEKIGLTGVTQESMSSSMASSFISEEGETDGLNSLEPSPWYEGILDVEDLVMVDPVRGEFLKEIQAVACRRERTISEGCSSSDEDVIRINHPSGTSVAIEDLGLTMSYSPGSKVFGYDHEELVEGGYDIAVGVDNAREYAELTINYCLNKGIARQLESFKAGFSKVFPMEKLHAFSPEEVRAMLCGEQNPHWTREDLLNYTEPKLGYTRESPGFQRFVNVLLSLTGPERKAFLQFATGCSALPPGGLCNLHPRLTVVRKVDAGSGGYPSVNTCVHYLKLPEYPTEEVLKERLLAATRERGFHLN from the exons atGGCAGAAGTTGATCCAGAGACGTTACTGGAGTGGCTTAGCATGGGCCAGGGAGATGAACGAGACATGCAGCTGATAGCTTTGGAGCAATTATGCATGTTGCTGTTGATGAGCGACAATGTTGACCGGTGCTTCGAGATCTGTCCACCGCGAACATTTTTACCGGCGCTCTGTCGTATTTTTTTGGACGAGCACGCGCCTGATAGTGTCCTGGAAGTGACAGCACGGGCAATAACTTACTATCTTGATGTATCAGCGGAATGTACGCGACGAGTGGTCGCCATGGAGGGCGCAGTCAAGGCGATTTGCGGACGACTGTCAGGTGCAGCTTTGGGATCACGAGCTAGTCGTGATTTAGCAGAGCAGTGCATTAAAGTACTGGAGTTGGTTTGTGCACGAGAAGCTGGAGCAGTATTTGAAGCTGGAGGTCTTCCGTGTGCCTTGGGATTTATCAGGGAAAATGGAGCGCGTGTTCATCGTGACACATTACACTCAGCGATGGCCGTTGTGTCAAGACTCTGTGGTAAAGTAGAGCCTCAGGATAAAACGCTTCCCGATTGCGTGGAAGCCTTGTCAACTTTACTGAGACACGAAGACGCTCACGTGGCTGACGGCGCGCTGCGTTGCTTTGCATCACTCGCAGATCGTTTTTCACGACGTGGAACAGATCCAGCACCGCTGGCATCCAATGGATTAGTGTCAGAACTTCTCTACAGATTATCAAATGCAGCGGGACCAGGTACTTCAGTAGCAGCAGCTGCCAATAATCCCAAAACACCGCCACCTTCTACAACATCATCAACGATACCAGCACCCGAGCCCAAGTCCTGTGCGTCAGTTTCCACCATCATAAGTCTTTTGTCCACATTGTGCCGTGGATCTCCATCAATAACTCATGATTTGTTGCGGTCAGAGTTGCCTGATGCCATTGAAAAAGCTTTGAAAGGCGACGAGAGATGTGCATTGGACTCAATGCGACTTGTAGATTTACTTCtcgtattattatttgaagGAAGATCTGCATTAGGTCGCGGTGGAGCCGTTGGAGGACCATCTGGGCCTCTTTTGCCTCGTCTACGTCGGCTAGACAGCGCTGGGGAAAAATCACACCGTCAATTAATCGATTGCATCCGTTCTAAAGACACTGATGCACTGATAGAAGCAATCGACACTGGAGGTATTGAAGTAAATTTTATGGATGACGTAGGACAGACTTTATTGAACTGGGCATCGGCATTTGGAACTCAGGAAATGGTCGAGTTTCTTTGCGATCGAGGTGCTGATGTTAATAAAGGACAGCGGTCATCTAGCCTACACTACGCCGCGTGTTTCGGCAGACCCGCTATTGCCAAAGTATTATTAAGACATGGTGCCAATCCGGATCTGCGCGATGAAGACGGCAAGACCCCGCTGGACAAAGCTCGTGAACGTGTTGATGAAGGCCACAGAGAAGTTGCCGCTATTTTACAGAGCCCTGGTGAATGGATGCTCCCACCGAGCAATCAAGAACACAGAAAGCAAGACAGTGATGTTGATAGTGAGTTCACGGAACCTAAAGGCGACCCTGAGATGGCGCCGGTTTATTTGCGGAGACTTTTACCTGTTTTTTGTGCCACATTTCAGTCGACTATGTTACCTAGTGTGCGGAAGGCTAGTTTAAGTTTGATACGTAAGATGGTTCATTATATACAGGCTGATCTGCTTGTTGAGACTTGTGGATCTGACAAAACTGCTGGATGCGGTGCTATGCTCGTTGAAGTTATCGCAAATGTTCTTGATAATGag GATTTTGAGATAAAACCGACGCCACCACCGCCTCCACCTCTCAAGTTGATTGTTGGTCCCAAATTGCCCTGCCTTCGCAAGTCTACTTCTACTTCTTCCAGTTCCCAGAACTACATTATTGATAAAACG GAAGACGAAGACGGACACTTGATAATATTGCAAATGATCCAAGACCTGATGATGAAGGGCAAAGATGAATTTCTCGAACACTTTGCGCGTCTTGGAGTTTTCTCTAAAGTTGCGGCACTCGCGGGACCGCAGGACTCGCCAGCTGAACCGGAAAATGAACCTGCTGCGACGGCGACTGCTTTGGTTACTGGTGATGAACATAAACCAGAAGATGCACGAGAGTTGCTGGTGGGTCGCGCTTATCACTGGAGAGACTGGTGCATTTGCCGCGGTCGCGACTGTCTTTATGTTTGGTCAGATGCAGCGGCCTTGGAGTTGTCTAATGGAAGTAACGGGTGGTTCCGCTTTATTCTTGATGGAAAATTAGCTACCATGTACTCCAGCGGTAGCCCTGAAGGCGGCACTGATGCAActg GAAAAGGGAGAAACACAGAATCGCTTACAACAGAAG taatggCGTCGATTGCAGAGAGTCGTGgagaatttttggaaaaattacaaCGTGCACGTGGACAAGTTAAACCTAATACTGTAAGTCAACCTGTGCTTTCAAAGCCTGGTCCCACACGTTTAGTTGTGGGTAACTGGGCACTTTCAAGTCGCAAAGAATGCGAAATGTGTATTCATAATAGCGACGGGCAGCAACAAGCAACTATTTTACGCGAAGATCTGCCTGGatttattttcgagtctaaTCGCGGTACTAAACATTCGTTTACTGCCGAAACTAGTTTAG gTCCGGATTTCGCAGCAGGATGGGCAGGAAAGCGTGGCAAGCGTCTGAGATCAAAGATAGAAGCCATAAAGCAAAAAGTTAAAACCCAAGCACAAGAAATATACGAGAATTATTTCAAAGCAGCACAAGCTCAGCCGCGCGGAGTAGTGGCCAAGTTAGCAGCGATAGTAAATCAAATAGACAAAGCATATCAGAAGCAGTTGTCCGGCAATCGGGAGTGGCGCAGCGTTCTCCAGTCAGCTTTAGAAGAATTGAAGATGTTGTTGAACGAGGAAGGCCGCGTATCAGCTTACGAATTGCATTCCAGTGGACTCGTGCAGTCGCTGCTAGGCCTCCTGGCCAGTCCTTCTAGCCCCCAAGTTACCACAGTAAGAGCCAACCGCATGCGTCTCCAGCGGATAGCCGTCTTCAAGAGCTGCTTCAAAGCCAAAGACACAAATGACGGCAACTCGGCCAAAGTGTTGGTCCAGAAACTGGTCTCAGTTCTCGAGTCAATTGAAAAGTTACCCGTATATCTCTACGACACACCTGGATCTGGATACGGGCTACAGATTCTTACCCGCCGGCTGCGTTTCCGTCTTGAACGCGCCCCCGGTGAGTCCTCGCTCATCGACAGGTCCGGCCGTAGCCTTAAAATGGAACCACTCAGCACAATCCAGCAGCTGGAGAACCACTTGCTGAAGATGATAGCAAAGCAGTGGCACGACCACGACCGAACGACATTTACGTTCGTTAAAAAACTTAAAGAAGGCAACAAGATGACCTTTCAGTACTCACACGATTTTGATGAGAACGGAGTCCTCTTCTGGATCGGTACCAATGCTAAGACCAGTCCCGAGTGGGTCAATCCCGGTCAGTATGGTCTAGTAGTCGTGACATCTAGTGACGGGCGCAGTTTACCTTACGGACATCTAGAGGATATTTTAAGTCGCGACCAGAGTGCGTTGAATTGTCATACCAACGATGACAAGCGCGCATGGTTTTCTATTGATCTAGGAGTTTGGCTGATACCCAGCGCGTATTCACTGAGACATGCCCGCGGCTATGGAAAGAGCGCTCTCAGAAACTGGATGTTCCAGGCATCTAAAGATGGAGTAACTTGGACGACTTTGTATACGCATATTGATGACTGCTCACTAAATGAACCCGGCAGCACCGCAACCTGGACTTTGGAACCACCTGGTGATGAAAGTCAGGGCTGGAGACATTTACGGCTCCAACAAACTGGCAAGAACGCTTCTGGGCAGACTCATTATTTGTCAGTATCTGGTTTTGAGGTTTACGGAGAAGTGACAGGAGTGTGCGAAGATCTAGGCCGAGCTGCAAGAGAAGCCGAAGCTGGAGTAAGACGTCAAAGACGGCTGATAAAGTCACAAGTTTTGAAACATTTAGTTGCCGGGGCCCGCGTCGCTCGTGGATTAGACTGGAAGTGGAAAGACCAAGACGGAGTACCTGCAGGCGAAGGTTCAATCACTGGAGAGCTTCACAACGGATGGATCGACGTAACCTGGGACCACGGGGGCTCGAACTCCTACCGCATGGGCGCTGAGGGAAAGTACGATCTGCGATTAGTTGGTACTAGTTTAGatggagaaaataaaaataaaaatggatcTGGTGTTCTTACGGGTAGGAAGTCTAGCAGCACACCCAGTTTGCCGGACTGTACTGATGTCAGCATGCGTGGATCCGTTGCTTCAACTGACCAAGCAGCTAGTGCTGAAAATTTGGCAGCCAAACAAGCTGCTGAATCAATTGCCGAAAGTGTGTTGTCTGTAGCACGGGCTGAAGCTGTCGTCGCAGTAACTGGAGAAGGCGGAGCCAGCAATACTGGAGAACTTTCGGTGGTACTTCATCCGAGACCTGACACCGCAGTCACCAGCGATCTTGTCACCATCGTAGAGAGTCTTGCTCTCAACACTGACTGCCCGCccaacagcaacagcaaccGCGCGTCAAGTTCCAAGCCTCTGTTTTCGACAGTGCGCGGCAACaag CCAACAAGCGGTTTATTGAGCCTCGAAGCCTCCGAAGTACTTGATCGTCTTCGCGAAGGTGCTGACCGGTTACGTAATAACACTAACAGTTTCTTGAGTGGTGAATTACTTGGTTTAGTACCTGTTAGAATATCTGTGTCCAGCGAAACTGATGACAACTCAATGAGAATTAGACCTGTACCGCGTCACAATCCAGCTACTGATG CAACAAAAGAATGCAACCGAGACAAAGAAGCCACCAGTTCGTCATCACAAAATACAACCGGGGGATGTCCAGTTGTGGTTACCAATCCCATGTCCGTCTCGGTACCAAATCTCGCATGTACTGACACGAACAACACCTTGGAGACAACTGCAGCATCCGGTTTACTGGAGACATTCGCCGCAATGGCACGAAGACGTACCTTAG GACCAGCTGGTGGACAGCACATTGCACCCAACTCAAATGTAACACAAAACACACGAGGACCGACATCAGTATCAAATTTCGTACGTTTAGCCTTGAGTTCAAACTTTACCGGGGGACTGCTAAGTACCGCACAGAGTTACCCCAGTTTAACAAGCAGCAGTCAGGTCGCTGGCAGTGGTGTCACCACGACAACTGGTGCTGGTGGTTTAGGACAAGCATTGACTATGTCATTGACCAGTACCAGCAGCGACAGTGAACAG TTATGGCTACAGGTGAGTCTCGAAGACTTTTTGGAGTCATGTGGTGGCGTTGCTAGTTCAAGTGTCGGGGGAATACGAACAACTGGTGGCCCGACACTTCTTGGTGAGCTTGATGATGACGAAGAAGTACTGGCAGAAGAAGACGATGACAACGAAGAAAATGATCCAGAG GACGACGACGAGGAGAATGAGGAAGAAGTTGAAGGAGGAGAGGGTGAATATGAAGAAGTTATGGTCTCTCGTAATCTTTTGGCAGCTTATATGGAAGAAGAGACACCACAGAGTACTAAGCGACGTGCTTGGGATGACGAGTTTGTACTGAAACGTCAATTTTCTGCACTGATACCCGCTTTTGATCCTCGCCCAGGTCGCACGAACATAAACCAGACAACAGATCTCGAAGTGCCCCAGCCTGGAAGTGATTTGCAGTCCAGCGTACGCGTGGGAACTCTTCCATCGCCTCGTTTATCTCTTTCACTTAAGGGTCCAGGTCTGCCGGATATACCAGACGTTGAATTGTCACTTACGGATCAAAATGCCAGCATATTCCAGGCAGTGCAAGAGCTGATGCAGATGACCGAGTTAGGAAGCCGGCAAGAGAAGTTGCGCCGTATTTGGGAACCGACTTACACGATAATTTACCGTGAGTCCAAAGATGAAGAGTCTTCAGGCCGTGCTACACCAATAGTGACTCTCTACTCAGGCAAACCAGCAGTCAGCAGTAACGCATGCACCGTCGAAGACGTTCTCCAGTTGCTGAGACACGTCTACGTACTCAGCATCACCCGGGATGACCGTAGAGATCCAACAATAAATGAAGATTCGCTAGAGTCCACCTGCTGGGTTAACCCTGACGACTTTACCTCCAAGAAAATTACCAACAAAGTGGTACAGCAGATACAAGATCCACTGGCACTTGCCGCCGGTGCTTTGCCAGCCTGGTGCGAGGAATTAGCTCGCAGCTGTCCTTTCTTGCTGCCCTTTGAAACCCGGCGGTTGTACTTCAGCTGCACAGCTTTCGGAGCCTCAAGATCCATCGTCTGGTTACAGACCCAACGTGATGCGATCCTGGAACGTCAACGCGCACCAGGACTGAGTCCCAGGCGAGATGACAGCCATGAGTTCCGCGTCGGTAGATTGAAACATGAACGAGTGAGTGTTCCACGTGGTGACAAGCTTCTAGACTGGGCAGAACAGGTTCTTAAAATCCATGCCAACCGGAAGAGTATTTTAGAAGTTGAGTTCGTTGGCGAAGAAGGAACGGGATTGGGTCCAACGCTTGAATTTTTCGCGCTAGTTGCCGCTGAGTTGCAGAAAAAAGATCTTGGACTATGGCTGTGTGATGATCATGATCAATTAGAAGGATACGCATGTCCTTCAGACGAGCAAGCAAGACCTGCTGGTTATTATGTTATCAGACCAAGCGGTTTGTTCCCTGCACCTCTACCTCAAGATTCCGAGGCTTGCGATCGCGCTGTTAGATATTTCTGGTTCCTCGGGGTCTTTTTAGCCAAAGTACTCCAAGACAATCGTCTAGTTGATCTGCCGCTGTCCAGATCATTCTTGAAGTTGATGTGTCGCGGTGATATTGCCAATAATGTTAATGAAAAGATCGGACTGACGGGAGTTACCCAGGAAAGTATGTCCTCAAGTATGGCCAGCAGTTTTATCAGCGAGGAAGGTGAGACGGATGGACTCAACTCCTTAGAACCCAGTCCCTGGTACGAGGGAATTCTCGATGTCGAGGACTTGGTGATGGTTGATCCTGTGAGAGgtgaatttttgaaagaaattcAAGCGGTTGCTTGTAGACGGGAGAGAACTATTTCTGAAGGTTGCTCGTCTTCTGATGAAGATGTTATACGTATTAATCATCCGTCCGGCACTTCTGTTGCTATTGAAGACTTGGGATTGACGATGTCTTACTCACCTGGGTCGAAAGTTTTTGGATATGACCATGAAGAACTTGTAGAAGGCGGATACGATATCGCTGTTGGTGTTGACAATGCGAGAGAGTACGCTGAGTTGACGATTAATTACTGTCTTAACAAAGGCATTGCGAGACAACTGGAGTCTTTCAAGGCAGGATTTTCTAAAGTCTTTCCTATGGAGAAGTTGCATGCCTTTAGTCCGGAGGAAGTCAGAGCTATGTTATGTGGAGAACAGAACCCGCATTGGACTAGGGAAGATCTGCTCAATTATACTGAACCCAAACTTGGATACACACGTGAAag CCCCGGTTTCCAGAGATTCGTCAACGTACTTCTGTCACTAACTGGTCCCGAGCGCAAAGCCTTCTTGCAGTTCGCCACCGGATGCTCAGCTCTACCACCCGGCGGTCTCTGTAATCTGCACCCAAGACTGACAGTCGTGCGCAAAGTAGACGCCGGTTCCGGCGGTTACCCATCAGTAAATACCTGCGTCCACTATCTGAAGCTGCCCGAGTACCCAACAGAAGAAGTTTTAAAAGAGCGACTCTTGGCTGCGACACGCGAGCGAGGTTTCcacttgaattaa